One Osmerus mordax isolate fOsmMor3 chromosome 25, fOsmMor3.pri, whole genome shotgun sequence DNA window includes the following coding sequences:
- the LOC136933430 gene encoding rho-related GTP-binding protein RhoG-like: MQTIKCVVVGDGAVGKTCLLISYTTNAFPEEYIPTVFDNYSAQISVDGRAISLNLWDTAGQEEYDRLRTLSYPQTNVFIICFSIGSPSSHANVRHKWHPEVSHHCPGVPVLLVGTKKDLRGDTEAVKKLKEHGLAPTTIQQGNALAKQIGAVKYLECSALMQEGVREVFADAVRAVLNPVAKKTPKRCVLL; this comes from the coding sequence ATGCAGACCATAAAATGTGTGGTGGTGGGCGATGGTGCCGTGGGTAAGACCTGTCTGCTCATCTCCTACACGACCAACGCTTTCCCGGAGGAGTACATCCCCACCGTGTTCGACAACTACAGTGCCCAGATCAGCGTCGACGGCCGGGCCATCAGCCTCAACCTGTGGGACACGGCGGGGCAGGAAGAGTACGACCGGCTCCGCACCCTCTCCTACCCGCAGACCAACGTCTTCATCATCTGCTTCTCCATCGGCAGCCCCTCCTCCCACGCCAACGTCCGACACAAGTGGCACCCCGAGGTGTCCCACCACTGCCCCGGAGTTCCCGTTCTGCTGGTGGGCACCAAGAAGGACCTCCGAGGGGACACGGAGGCCGTGAAGAAGCTGAAGGAGCACGGTCTAGCTCCCACCACCATACAGCAGGGCAACGCTTTAGCCAAGCAGATCGGGGCTGTCAAATACCTAGAGTGCTCGGCTCTGATGCAGGAAGGCGTCAGGGAGGTGTTTGCGGATGCTGTGCGCGCCGTGCTTAACCCCGTCGCTAAGAAAACGCCCAAAAGGTGTGTTCTGTTGTAA
- the si:dkey-125i10.3 gene encoding cytadherence high molecular weight protein 1, whose translation MSTVNRQQVLRTTKVRTSMKGDGSWIRAVTEPNQQEDSPRKPEIPKKPIELSSVESSPVTSPTALTSPTKATNDQAVGVDPPTPEASSGTRAIRPARLNSYVLSATKKFESIAAPVSPPFRRVPSTKSESVTTASEAVPASTEAQVVGEQSAPEVSVESGSEKTTNIHGQDAQSTDAPAVNSEGESPKEAANEKPDNEAGIAVAPEKCPDDTASAEPVKEVAMESSPETTTELTAEPTVEPTAEPAVEPASDVKEEPVVESAAVAEPVSEPVTAESTDELPIELDTTNDKDPTPALTSHVEGEEESIQESSEICTHAEKPVMETSDKSLHEESVSEPLVPSVELAMESTAESTADSATVETTVKPVKEPPAEPAVQLEQKLTSEAQPAVELTSEPEVKSEVQPVVEPAVEPASEPAAEPASEPVVEPIAKSASEPAAEPAAEPASEPAAEPAAEPAVEPAVETAAEPAAEPTAELAAEPAVEPTAEPTAEPAAEPAAEPAAEPAAEPAVEPTAEPAVEPAAEPAAEPAVEPTAEPTAEPAAEPAVEPTAEPAAEPAAEPTAEPAAEPAAEPAAEPAAELKVELAPEPVVAANEEPVEVEESVIESAITSTVQAPVEVVQEPSVGSAMELEEALEEGVSSTDVIAEASVESVEPTVESAKECSNESESGQESEKNCSEETQATEPVVNLVTVHSLRHTENGTPICSYCDTPIDGTIKITIDFPPIYSHPGCFKCGVCSLALGDMKTGMFLHGQVIHCDGCFSKTI comes from the exons ATGTCAACTG TGAACAGACAGCAGGTGCTCCGGACCACAAAGGTGCGTACTTCGATGAAGGGAGATGGCAGTTGGATTCGTGCAGTCACAGAACCAAACCAGCAGGAAGATAGCCCACG AAAACCAGAGATTCCCAAGAAACCCATTGAGTTGTCTTCTGTTGAATCCAGCCCTGTCACCTCTCCCACTGCACTGACCTCTCCCACAAAGGCAACAAATGACCAAGCAGTGGGTGTTGACCCCCCGACCCCTGAAGCAAG TTCAGGGACCAGGGCTATCAGACCAGCCAGGCTGAATTCGTATGTCCTTTCAGCTACAAAGAAATTTGA GTCCATAGCTGCTCCAGTAAGTCCCCCATTCAGAAGAGTTCCCTCAACTAAAAG tgaGAGTGTCACCACAGCTAGTGAGGCCGTGCCCGCCTCAACCGAGGCCCAGGTTGTCGGGGAGCAATCTGCTCCAGAGGTATCAGTCGAGTCTGG GAGTGAGAAGACTACTAACATACATGGCCAAGATGCCCAATCAACCGATGCACCTGCTGTGAATTCAGAGGGAGAATCGCCCAAGGAAGCCGCGAATGAGAAGCCTGATAATGAAGCAGGGATCGCTGTAGCGCCAGAGAAGTGTCCTGATGATACAGCGTCTGCTGAACCTGTGAAGGAGGTCGCTATGGAAAGCTCTCCTGAGACGACCACAGAACTGACTGCGGAACCCACAGTGGAACCCACGGCGGAGCCTGCCGTGGAACCAGCAAGCGATGTAAAAGAGGAACCTGTTGTAGAATCTGCTGCGGTGGCAGAACCTGTAAGTGAACCAGTAACTGCAGAATCCACCGACGAACTTCCCATCGAACTTGACACAACTAACGACAAAGACCCTACACCTGCATTGACGTCACACGTTGAAGGGGAAGAAGAATCTATACAGGAATCTTCAGAAATATGTACACATGCAGAAAAACCTGTTATGGAGACCTCAGACAAATCCTTACATGAAGAGTCTGTGTCTGAGCCTCTTGTTCCCAGTGTTGAACTTGCAATGGAGTCAACCGCTGAAAGTACTGCCGACTCTGCCACTGTTGAGACAACTGTCAAGCCCGTTAAGGAGCCGCCAGCTGAACCTGCAGTGCAGCTTGAACAGAAATTGACCTCGGAGGCTCAACCTGCAGTTGAACTTACATCTGAACCTGAAGTGAAATCTGAAGTTCAGCCTGTAGTTGAACCAGCAGTTGAACCTGCTTCTGAACCAGCAGCTGAACCTGCTTCTGAACCAGTAGTTGAACCAATAGCCAAATCTGCATCTGAACCAGCAGCTGAACCAGCAGCTGAACCTGCTTCTGAACCAGCAGCTGAACCAGCAGCTGAACCAGCAGTTGAACCAGCAGTTGAAACAGCAGCTGAACCAGCAGCTGAACCAACAGCTGAACTAGCAGCTGAACCAGCAGTTGAACCAACAGCTGAACCAACAGCTGAACCAGCAGCTGAACCAGCAGCTGAACCAGCAGCTGAACCAGCAGCTGAACCAGCAGTTGAACCAACAGCTGAACCAGCAGTTGAACCAGCAGCTGAACCAGCAGCTGAACCAGCAGTTGAACCAACAGCTGAACCAACAGCTGAACCAGCAGCTGAACCAGCAGTTGAACCAACAGCTGAACCAGCAGCTGAACCAGCAGCTGAACCAACAGCTGAACCAGCAGCTGAACCAGCAGCTGAACCAGCAGCTGAACCAGCAGCTGAACTTAAAGTTGAACTTGCACCTGAACCTGTTGTTGCAGCAAATGAAGAACCTGTTGAAGTCGAGGAGTCAGTTATTGAATCCGCCATTACGTCTACTGTTCAAGCACCTGTTGAGGTTGTACAGGAGCCATCGGTTGGGTCTGCCATGGAACTGGAAGAGGCATTAGAAGAGGGAGTATCTTCCACTGATGTTATTGCTGAAGCTTCTGTGGAAAGTGTGGAACCTACAGTGGAATCTGCAAAAGAATGCTCCAATGAATCAGAATCTGGTCAAGAGAGTGAAAAAAACTGCTCCGAAGAAAC TCAGGCAACTGAACCAGTAGTGAATCTAGTTACAGTCCATTCTCTGCGCCATACTGA GAATGGCACACCCATCTGTTCATACTGTGATACCCCAATTGATGGTACTATCAAGATTACGATCGATTTCCCCCCCATTTACAGCCATCCAGGCTGTTTCAAG TGTGGTGTATGCAGCCTGGCCTTGGGAGACATGAAGACTGGCATGTTTTTGCATGGACAGGTGATCCACTGTGATGGCTGCTTCTCCAAAACGATTTAA
- the LOC136933313 gene encoding FH2 domain-containing protein 1-like, with amino-acid sequence MAELRSPSPPPPTSPPPPPMSPPPPPPTSPPPPPPPLPSSPPTRHGALQLRNLNWDLIPKEKVEGRLSVWTGPDEFPIDLSSLNELFGQTRSRTHKRESDACHGLRSLGSPPRAKQVSILDGKRSMNVGIFLRQFKSAVKEIVEDIKQGSSQRYGSDKLSELCKLLPDSEEERRLRSYGGDPRQLGEADLFMLLLVELPSYRLHLDAMILQQEFDPTLTALCESARCLVTAATELLRCPELHSIIRLVLRAGNHMNSGGYAGNAAGFRIASLLKLADTKANKPGMNLLHFVAMEATRKDPALLSFPLKLRHVGPASRLSVDGVQEELSQLKSRVTALRSRTETEHDLLLQTKPFFLRASGRLEEAEVEAEALLKAQQSLVDFFCEDDVTFKLEEACNIFHSFNVRFQKSVEENAKRKILEEKRASRNGAEREKDGTVRWRSIVTCSVLGAGLGGSHGDDLESSLERSLVHIWSRGNMRSPEGRPRAVSPLQSLQQTNINEKLETSPRACSPQTKPQLSPEPTDSVLARAAQTPPPGDDAQPSLESRPKSTQLVSNSQAQQDTASSKPSEGPSLEWEDSKPHQRQLCPAAFL; translated from the exons ATGGCCGAGCTGAG gtcaccctctcctccaccacccacatcccccccacccccacctatgtctccccctcctccaccacccacatcccccccgcccccacctcctcccctgccctcaagCCCTCCGACCCGTCATGGTGCCCTGCAGCTGCGGAACTTGAACTGGGACCTCATCCCTaaagagaaggtggaggggcGGCTTAGTGTTTGGACCGGTCCGGACGAGTTTCCCATCGACCTGAGCTCTCTGAACGAGCTGTTTGGGCAGACGAGGTCTCGCACCCATAAGAGAGAGTCAGACGCATGCCACGGTCTCCGATCACTTGGTTCCCCACCACGAGCCAAACAG GTATCAATTCTTGATGGAAAGCGCAGCATGAATGTAGGTATCTTCCTCCGGCAGTTCAAGAG TGCAGTCAAGGAGATTGTGGAGGATATTAAGCAGGGTTCCAGTCAACGCTACGGAAGTGATAAGCTCAGTGAACTGTGCAAACTGCTGCCTGATTCAGAGGAG GAGAGGCGCCTGAGAAGCTACGGAGGGGATCCAAGGCAGCTGGGGGAGGCAGACCTCTTCATGCTGCTGTTAGTGGAGTTGCCGAG TTATCGCTTGCATCTGGATGCCATGATTCTACAGCAGGAGTTTGACCCCACCTTGACTGCACTGTGTGAATCAGCACGTTGCTTGGTAACTGCAGCCACAG AGCTTCTGAGGTGTCCGGAGTTGCATTCCATCATCCGGCTGGTACTGAGGGCAGGGAACCACATGAACTCC GGCGGGTACGCAGGAAATGCTGCTGGGTTCCGCATCGCCTCGCTGCTGAAACTAGCTGACACCAAAGCCAACAAACCAGGAATGAACCTGCTCCATTTTGTAGCCATG GAAGCTACGAGGAAAGACCCCGCCTTGCTCTCCTTTCCCCTGAAGCTGAGACATGTTGGGCCTGCCTCCAG ACTGTCTGTGGATGGAGTGCAGGAAGAACTGTCTCAGCTGAAGAGTCGAGTAACAGCTCTACGGTCAAGGACTGAAACAGAACATGATCTCCTGCTGCAGACAAAACCTTTCTTCCTG AGGGCGagtgggaggctggaggaggccgaGGTGGAGGCTGAGGCCTTACTGAAGGCCCAGCAATCCCTTGTTGACTTCTTCTGCGAGGATGACGTCACATTCAAGCTCGAGGAGGCCTGTAACATCTTCCATTCCTTCAATGTTCGCTTTCAGAAATCTGTCGAG GAGAATGCTAAAAGGAAGATACTGGAAGAGAAGAGGGCATCGAGgaatggagcagagagagagaaggacggaACTGTGAGGTGGCGTTCCATCGTCACCTGCTCCGTCCTGGGGGCTGGACTCGGGGGTAGTCACGGAGACGACCTGGAGAGCTCACTGGAGCGCAGTCTCGTCCATATTTGGAGCCGTGGCAACATGAGGAGCCCGGAAGGCAGGCCACGTGCCGTCAGCCCTTTACAAAGCCTGCAGCAGACAAACATTAATGAAAAATTGGAGACCTCACCCCGTGCCTGCTCACCACAGACAAAACCTCAATTGTCCCCCGAGCCCACAGACTCTGTCCTGGCAAGGGCTGCCCAGACGCCTCCTCCTGGAGACGATGCACAGCCGTCCCTGGAGAGTCGACCCAAGTCGACCCAGCTAGTCTCAAACTCACAGGCACAGCAAGACACAGCCTCCTCCAAACCTTCAGAAGGACCATCTCTGGAATGGGAGG ACTCCAAACCACATCAGAGACAGCTTTGCCCTGCCGCCTTCCTGTGA